The genomic stretch ATCTCCCCGACCGTTCCGATGATCTTACCTCTTTAGCGTCACTAGAGACTGCACCGCCCGCTCTACAGTAGGCCATGCAGTTGAGCTCGGCGCAATCACTTCGAAATGCCCCGCATCTTCTATCTCTATCATTTCGATCTCGTCGCCGGCCAGTTGTGCTGCGGCCTCGTATTCCTTGCCGTATTTTGGCGGTACTAATAAATCTTTTGTACCTGTAATCAATATCTGTTTGACCCCGAGCGGCAGCAATTCAGTGGGCGAAGCATCGTGATACCTTTGCGGCAATTCACTTGGCAGCCCGCCTACAAGTTTAGTAATCGGAACATCGCCGCATACCTGCTTCTGGTGCGCCGACGGAAAGCTGCGTAGGTTTGCGGGCCCTGCTAGATTGACCGCACCTCGGATGCGTAATGGTTTCTCAACGAGGAGAGGACTGTTCTTAGGAAGGCGATGTCGAGCTGCAAGCCATAATGCCAGATGTCCGCCCGCGGAATGGCCGATGGCTATAACTTGCGTCAGATCAAGTTCATATATCTTCGCTATTGTTTTCAGGTGATCTGCCGCGGCTGCAACGTCATTAAATGTGCCCGGCCATCCTCCACCTGTATTGTCGACTCGGCGGTATTCGATATTCCAGGTTGCAATGCCG from Pseudomonadota bacterium encodes the following:
- a CDS encoding alpha/beta hydrolase; this encodes MNLKRAWIQMALLAILCLNCPAPSAQLLKPQDVNKLPAAPADHRIRYGSDAVQFADLRLPKGKGPFPIAVVIHGGCWMKFADLQNTAPLCDALRHAGIATWNIEYRRVDNTGGGWPGTFNDVAAAADHLKTIAKIYELDLTQVIAIGHSAGGHLALWLAARHRLPKNSPLLVEKPLRIRGAVNLAGPANLRSFPSAHQKQVCGDVPITKLVGGLPSELPQRYHDASPTELLPLGVKQILITGTKDLLVPPKYGKEYEAAAQLAGDEIEMIEIEDAGHFEVIAPSSTAWPTVERAVQSLVTLKR